In the genome of Christensenella timonensis, one region contains:
- a CDS encoding alpha/beta fold hydrolase: MFEQISIKNFLNREHMGEYAEVEFDTYIDDRGKEEVQDVRLPVHYYEAGEGEPLILVHGVGQSLYTWRNNFRELSEFFHVYAIDLPGHGFSGKPQMSYSIEEFALTLEAFMNVMELPSAHFCAFGESAVYVLDFAIHNPKRTKKVVLISPMVSVGASTGRGKGLPSALGTTAGRMMLNQAAIRATLEDCYFDRTLVTDEVVQEYAAGLMDRDFKVISKMCIGNFIDDGVVANVHSLKNPMLVVLGAEDKITGGSGCEFMKLPIANGSVLTVRNCGFFVHEEKPEKVNEAVVKFCLAPKQPAAGES, from the coding sequence GTGTTTGAACAGATCAGTATCAAGAATTTTTTGAACAGGGAACACATGGGCGAATATGCCGAAGTGGAATTTGATACCTATATCGATGATCGTGGAAAAGAGGAAGTACAGGACGTGCGCCTGCCCGTCCACTATTACGAAGCGGGCGAGGGCGAGCCGCTGATTTTGGTGCACGGGGTGGGCCAGTCGCTCTATACCTGGAGGAACAACTTCAGGGAGCTGTCCGAATTTTTCCACGTCTATGCGATCGACCTGCCGGGGCATGGGTTTTCCGGTAAGCCGCAGATGAGCTACAGCATCGAAGAATTTGCGCTTACCTTAGAAGCGTTTATGAATGTGATGGAGCTGCCGTCCGCGCACTTTTGCGCGTTTGGCGAAAGCGCGGTATATGTGCTCGATTTCGCGATCCACAACCCCAAACGAACCAAAAAGGTCGTCCTGATCTCGCCGATGGTTTCGGTGGGCGCGAGCACGGGACGGGGGAAAGGCCTTCCGTCGGCGCTGGGAACGACCGCGGGACGGATGATGCTCAACCAGGCAGCTATCCGCGCGACGCTCGAGGACTGTTATTTTGACCGTACGCTCGTGACCGACGAGGTGGTGCAGGAATACGCAGCAGGTCTTATGGATCGTGATTTTAAAGTGATTTCAAAAATGTGTATTGGGAACTTCATCGACGACGGCGTGGTCGCGAACGTACACTCTTTGAAAAATCCGATGCTCGTGGTGCTGGGCGCGGAGGATAAGATCACCGGCGGCAGCGGCTGTGAATTTATGAAGCTGCCCATTGCCAACGGCAGTGTGCTTACGGTGCGCAACTGCGGCTTTTTTGTCCATGAAGAGAAGCCGGAAAAGGTCAACGAAGCGGTGGTAAAGTTTTGCCTGGCGCCAAAGCAGCCGGCAGCCGGGGAATCCTAA
- a CDS encoding DnaD domain-containing protein, with amino-acid sequence MIKFTLDEQAFLPVPTIFIRKYMCDAPAEYVKVFLYGLYLASNGASLAETELEDELHMSFSQIEAALNYWCLKELMVKNGSRYELVAGKPREEETGKKKRAPLYGMQNFNNMLRTVLNRDLTPSELNSIYDYTDVFGLPQEVVLALVEYCAQTRGSRVSIAYLDKVAEAWSAEGIKTLEQAQQKIEEHKAVSGGANKLMRLMGLHGKYPGKTEMDLYNKWTEKWGFTHEAIEYVMKDREFSKDQPFKYLDAILRSLYDQGITSSRKISEHLSVQTRRRDAIKEVLKTLDYSRINVTPRYEKFYSEWEQAGFSHPVILLACMQSANLGSRKFESVDSLLKEWASLGLESEEDIKKYLRKQNTIDRKVKQVYDCAGIGRTVGEADRKNYIRLTKEKGLSHDVLLYAAELSSLFNDPFSYMQKVLSAWAEEGVDTLDKAKKQNLSRAFGQAKDKKSFEQREYTEEQKEQRKADAYAELERLYGK; translated from the coding sequence ATGATCAAATTTACGCTGGATGAACAGGCATTCCTGCCTGTTCCTACTATTTTTATCCGAAAATATATGTGCGACGCACCTGCGGAATATGTAAAGGTGTTTCTTTATGGGCTCTATCTTGCAAGCAACGGCGCATCGTTGGCGGAAACAGAGCTGGAGGACGAGCTTCACATGTCTTTTTCGCAGATCGAGGCGGCGCTCAATTATTGGTGCCTGAAGGAGCTGATGGTGAAAAACGGCTCCCGGTACGAGCTGGTCGCCGGAAAACCGCGCGAGGAGGAAACGGGCAAAAAGAAACGAGCGCCCCTTTATGGGATGCAGAATTTCAACAATATGCTGCGCACGGTATTAAACCGTGACCTTACCCCCAGCGAGCTCAACAGCATTTATGATTATACGGACGTGTTTGGCCTGCCGCAGGAGGTCGTTTTGGCGTTGGTGGAATATTGCGCACAGACGCGCGGCAGCCGTGTGAGTATCGCCTACCTCGACAAAGTCGCCGAGGCGTGGAGCGCGGAAGGCATCAAAACGCTTGAGCAGGCACAACAGAAAATCGAGGAACACAAGGCGGTATCCGGCGGTGCAAACAAGCTGATGCGCCTGATGGGCTTGCATGGGAAATATCCGGGCAAAACCGAGATGGACTTGTACAATAAATGGACGGAAAAATGGGGCTTTACCCATGAGGCCATCGAATATGTGATGAAGGACAGGGAATTTTCAAAAGACCAGCCCTTTAAATATCTGGACGCGATCCTTCGTTCGCTTTATGACCAGGGGATCACTTCGTCCCGTAAAATAAGCGAACACTTAAGTGTGCAGACGCGCCGCAGGGACGCGATCAAAGAAGTACTCAAAACGCTGGATTATTCGCGTATCAACGTGACGCCACGGTATGAGAAGTTTTACAGCGAATGGGAGCAGGCCGGGTTTTCGCACCCGGTGATCCTGCTTGCCTGCATGCAGTCGGCAAACCTTGGGAGCCGCAAATTTGAATCGGTGGACAGCCTTTTGAAGGAATGGGCGTCGCTGGGGCTGGAAAGCGAAGAGGATATCAAAAAATACCTGCGCAAGCAAAATACGATCGACCGCAAGGTAAAGCAGGTATACGACTGTGCGGGCATCGGGCGTACGGTGGGCGAGGCCGACCGAAAAAACTATATCCGGCTGACAAAGGAAAAGGGGCTTTCGCATGATGTGCTTTTGTATGCGGCGGAGTTAAGCTCGCTTTTCAACGATCCGTTCTCCTACATGCAAAAGGTGCTTTCCGCATGGGCGGAAGAGGGCGTGGATACGCTCGATAAAGCGAAAAAGCAGAATTTGAGCCGTGCGTTCGGGCAGGCGAAGGATAAGAAGTCCTTTGAGCAGCGCGAATATACGGAAGAACAAAAGGAACAGCGAAAAGCGGACGCTTATGCGGAATTGGAGCGGCTATATGGCAAATAA
- a CDS encoding ATP-binding protein, translating into MANKTISDLLADFELRHAQKSYANERRRVRSKIIQGIEEEKRALLLKKLECAFLQGEARACDKELAALEQREQEALRAEGIAEEYDCPACRDTGVIGGKYCNCFLYEVYRLVYGAVDLKTLTESFDTFDRSVFDDKLPQKSGKTQRQMMELYRKICEDYIGVFPKTVKQNILLRGKAGLGKTYLLNCMAKEAHKKGIDVCLMRSAALFDVFFKHRMGEEVPLEFLRNVQLLLIDDLGTEPVTQNVSTEYLFDLLNRRLEAGLHTVVATNIDDLQKRYDERISSRLEAKQACATLFFDGEDLRLK; encoded by the coding sequence ATGGCAAATAAGACCATAAGCGACCTTCTGGCCGATTTTGAACTGCGCCACGCGCAAAAAAGCTACGCGAATGAACGGCGGCGCGTACGCAGTAAAATAATACAAGGGATCGAAGAAGAAAAACGCGCGCTGCTTTTAAAAAAGCTGGAGTGCGCTTTTTTGCAGGGAGAGGCCAGGGCGTGCGACAAGGAGCTCGCCGCACTGGAACAAAGGGAACAGGAAGCCCTGCGTGCTGAAGGAATCGCCGAAGAATACGATTGCCCCGCCTGCAGGGACACGGGCGTGATCGGCGGGAAGTACTGCAACTGCTTTTTATATGAAGTCTACCGCTTGGTTTACGGCGCTGTGGACCTAAAAACGCTCACGGAAAGCTTTGATACGTTCGACCGTTCGGTGTTCGATGATAAGCTGCCGCAAAAAAGCGGCAAGACGCAGCGGCAGATGATGGAGCTTTACCGGAAGATTTGCGAGGACTATATCGGCGTATTTCCCAAAACAGTCAAGCAAAATATCCTGCTGCGCGGCAAGGCCGGGCTGGGGAAAACTTATCTTTTGAATTGCATGGCCAAGGAGGCGCATAAAAAAGGGATCGACGTATGCTTGATGCGTTCGGCGGCGCTGTTCGACGTTTTTTTCAAACACCGCATGGGGGAAGAAGTGCCGCTTGAGTTTTTGCGGAATGTGCAGCTTTTGCTGATTGACGATCTGGGGACGGAGCCGGTCACGCAAAACGTTTCGACCGAATACCTGTTCGACCTGCTAAACCGGCGGCTGGAAGCGGGGCTGCATACTGTGGTAGCGACCAATATAGACGACCTGCAAAAGCGCTACGACGAGCGAATTTCGTCGCGGCTGGAAGCAAAACAGGCGTGCGCGACTTTGTTTTTTGACGGGGAAGACCTGCGGCTGAAATAA
- a CDS encoding CDGSH iron-sulfur domain-containing protein, with translation MRIRVLKDGPYEVSGGVPLKKMTIGANKQGESTHWIEGERLKTGQAYRLCRCGKSKHLPFCDGSHAHGFDGRETAGRIPYEEAAIRYQGDGMELLDQEELCAVARFCDVAGSIWNLINDAENLEIATQQACDCPSGRLTIITDDGTRVEPELKPEIALICDEPEGKMGPIWVRGGIEIEAEDGTVYEKRNRVTLCRCGKSRNKPFCDAMHMEEE, from the coding sequence ATGCGCATCAGGGTCTTAAAGGACGGTCCTTACGAAGTAAGCGGAGGCGTTCCGCTCAAAAAAATGACGATCGGCGCGAACAAGCAGGGAGAGTCCACGCATTGGATCGAGGGAGAACGGCTAAAGACAGGGCAGGCCTACCGCCTGTGCCGCTGCGGGAAATCAAAACACCTGCCGTTTTGCGACGGGAGCCACGCGCATGGGTTCGACGGCAGGGAAACAGCCGGCCGCATACCATATGAGGAAGCGGCGATCCGCTACCAGGGCGACGGGATGGAGCTTTTAGACCAGGAAGAGCTGTGCGCGGTCGCGCGTTTCTGCGACGTGGCCGGCAGCATCTGGAACCTGATCAACGATGCGGAAAACCTGGAGATCGCCACGCAGCAGGCGTGCGATTGTCCATCGGGCAGGCTGACGATCATCACGGACGACGGGACGCGGGTAGAACCGGAACTCAAGCCGGAGATCGCGCTCATATGCGACGAGCCGGAGGGGAAAATGGGGCCTATCTGGGTACGGGGCGGCATCGAGATCGAGGCAGAGGACGGTACCGTCTATGAAAAGCGGAACCGCGTTACGCTTTGCAGGTGCGGGAAATCGCGCAACAAGCCGTTCTGCGATGCGATGCATATGGAAGAGGAATAA
- a CDS encoding carboxymuconolactone decarboxylase family protein: protein MDNERYQQGLQKLSEVDGQEGTDITDSLGDLGRYIVEFAFGDIYSRGTLSLREREMITIAMLAVLGREPQLGVHIRAGMHVGLTQEEIEEVIIHSVPYNGFPTAINALNVLRQNKTV from the coding sequence ATGGATAATGAACGGTATCAACAAGGTTTACAAAAGCTTTCCGAGGTGGACGGACAGGAAGGTACGGACATCACGGATTCTCTCGGCGATCTGGGCCGCTATATTGTGGAATTTGCATTTGGCGATATTTACAGCCGCGGTACGCTCAGCCTGCGCGAGCGGGAAATGATCACCATCGCCATGCTGGCCGTGCTCGGTCGCGAACCGCAGCTGGGGGTACATATCCGCGCGGGCATGCATGTCGGCCTGACACAAGAAGAAATCGAAGAGGTCATCATACATTCCGTGCCGTATAACGGTTTTCCCACCGCCATCAACGCCCTGAACGTTTTAAGGCAGAATAAGACCGTTTGA
- a CDS encoding MerR family transcriptional regulator → MEKKYTIKQVSEATGLSTSNIRYYEQEGLIAGIGRNSANVRLFSQTDVEWIRFLARLKDMEMPVKLMKRYAILRAQGNGTIHERMELLDMHKKHMLEKIGRIRENIALLDNKISLYKEMEKNNNG, encoded by the coding sequence ATGGAAAAGAAATACACGATCAAGCAAGTGTCTGAAGCAACAGGCCTAAGCACATCCAACATCCGCTATTACGAACAGGAGGGATTGATCGCAGGTATCGGGAGGAACAGCGCCAATGTGCGCCTCTTCTCCCAAACGGACGTCGAGTGGATCCGCTTCTTAGCACGGCTCAAGGACATGGAGATGCCTGTGAAACTGATGAAACGCTACGCTATTTTGCGCGCACAGGGAAACGGAACCATCCATGAACGGATGGAATTGCTCGATATGCACAAAAAGCATATGCTGGAAAAAATCGGACGTATCCGGGAGAACATCGCCTTGCTCGACAATAAAATTTCGCTCTATAAAGAAATGGAGAAAAACAACAATGGATAA
- a CDS encoding ACT domain-containing protein, with product MTVKQISVFLENDAGQLAALTSVLNENGIDMRALSVAETRDFGILRLIVNDSYKTATVLKDAGYICSITPVLAVAIPDEPGGLNKVLGILGDNKINLEYTYAFISRKRELAYMIFRVEDNERAIEVLSQNGIKLICQDELYEF from the coding sequence ATGACTGTAAAACAAATTTCCGTATTTCTGGAAAACGACGCAGGCCAGCTGGCGGCGCTCACCAGTGTACTCAATGAAAACGGGATCGATATGCGCGCCTTGTCCGTTGCGGAAACGCGCGATTTCGGCATCTTGCGCCTGATCGTGAACGATTCCTATAAAACGGCGACAGTCCTGAAGGATGCGGGATATATCTGCTCCATCACGCCTGTGCTTGCGGTAGCCATCCCGGACGAGCCGGGCGGCCTCAATAAGGTGCTTGGGATCCTCGGCGATAATAAAATCAACCTGGAATATACCTATGCGTTCATCAGCCGCAAACGGGAGCTTGCCTATATGATCTTCCGCGTGGAAGACAATGAACGGGCCATCGAAGTCCTTTCCCAAAACGGGATTAAGCTCATTTGCCAGGATGAACTGTACGAATTCTGA
- a CDS encoding phenylacetate--CoA ligase family protein: MEHYYQKDIECASREQIRAWQDERLVKTVKHVYENVPYYKKMMDERGVTPADIKSTADLHKLPFLTKDDLREAYPYGLLAVPLEEAVRIQSTSGTTGKRVVAFYTQHDIDLWDECCARAIMAAGGTKEDVVHVSYGYGLFTGGPGLNGGSHKVGCLTLPMSSGNTDRQIQFMVDLGSTILCCTPSYAAYLGETLCERGLQDQIKLKAGIFGAEAWSEEMRRDIQNKLGIKAYDIYGLTEISGPGVSFECSEQTGMHINEDHFIAEIIDPITGEVLPDGEKGELVFTSITKEAFPLLRYRTRDICILSREKCSCGRTHVKMTKPLGRSDDMLIVKGVNVFPSQIETVLLNKGYPANYQIIVSREKNSDKLEVQVEMTGEMFSDTISTVEGREKELIDAMKAMLGIYVEVRLVAPKTIARSEGKAVRVIDKRNLY; the protein is encoded by the coding sequence ATGGAGCACTATTACCAAAAAGATATTGAGTGCGCATCCCGGGAGCAGATCAGGGCATGGCAGGATGAACGCCTTGTGAAAACGGTAAAGCACGTCTATGAAAACGTCCCCTATTACAAAAAAATGATGGATGAGAGAGGCGTTACGCCTGCGGATATCAAATCCACGGCCGATCTTCATAAGCTGCCGTTTTTAACCAAAGACGATTTGCGCGAAGCATATCCTTACGGCCTTCTGGCCGTGCCGCTTGAAGAAGCTGTGCGTATCCAGTCCACCAGCGGAACGACAGGCAAACGTGTTGTGGCCTTTTATACGCAGCACGATATCGATCTTTGGGACGAATGCTGCGCGCGCGCCATCATGGCGGCAGGCGGGACAAAGGAAGATGTCGTCCATGTAAGCTATGGGTATGGACTGTTCACCGGCGGGCCGGGTCTAAACGGCGGGTCGCATAAGGTCGGCTGCTTGACGCTGCCCATGTCCTCTGGCAACACGGACAGGCAGATCCAGTTCATGGTAGACCTCGGTTCTACGATATTGTGCTGTACGCCGTCCTACGCCGCTTACCTCGGCGAAACGCTCTGCGAACGCGGATTGCAGGATCAGATCAAATTAAAAGCGGGCATCTTCGGCGCGGAAGCATGGAGCGAGGAGATGCGGCGGGATATCCAAAACAAACTCGGCATCAAGGCTTACGATATCTACGGCCTGACGGAGATTTCCGGCCCGGGGGTTTCGTTTGAATGCAGCGAACAGACAGGTATGCACATCAACGAAGACCATTTTATTGCAGAGATCATCGACCCCATTACGGGCGAGGTTTTGCCGGATGGGGAAAAGGGAGAGCTGGTCTTTACCAGCATCACCAAAGAAGCGTTCCCGCTGCTCCGCTACCGCACGCGCGACATCTGTATCCTGAGCCGCGAAAAGTGTTCGTGCGGCAGGACGCATGTGAAGATGACAAAACCGCTGGGGCGCAGCGACGATATGCTCATCGTCAAAGGCGTGAACGTATTCCCTTCGCAGATCGAGACCGTCCTGCTCAACAAGGGTTATCCGGCGAATTACCAGATCATCGTCAGCCGCGAGAAGAACAGCGACAAGCTGGAAGTACAGGTGGAAATGACGGGTGAAATGTTCTCCGATACGATCAGCACGGTCGAGGGCAGGGAAAAAGAGTTGATCGATGCCATGAAGGCTATGCTCGGCATTTATGTCGAGGTGCGCCTCGTGGCCCCGAAAACGATCGCGCGCAGCGAAGGCAAGGCTGTCCGTGTGATCGACAAACGCAACCTTTATTAA
- a CDS encoding sugar-binding transcriptional regulator: MDTEYINVMLKTQKSTAQRRLMVRIAKMYYYDNMSQQAIADVLGISRSNVSRLLRLSREMDIVDIRINDASLKSIEISEKLKNMFHLKQMIVVPSNHDPNMNLSNIGASAARHIEKQLKDNMKVGVSWGQSVYQTIFHLVPVVRANVDIVQLMGGTAWDDSYMYGVQLILSFADKLGGSAKMMHSPLTLKSKQLRDMLLEEDDIKRHFDLTKNLDIAVIGIGSNSGDVSSMVHSNYITRKDSEQLWNNGIKCHICGRHIDMDGNLADIEYNDRVIGIELEDLKKIDNVIAIAGGRPKVEPIMAALRGGYIDTLVTDEETAILVERAVTQQ; encoded by the coding sequence ATGGATACAGAATATATCAATGTCATGTTGAAAACACAAAAGTCTACCGCGCAGCGCAGGCTGATGGTTCGTATTGCCAAAATGTACTATTATGACAACATGTCCCAGCAGGCGATCGCGGATGTTTTGGGAATCTCGCGTTCCAATGTCTCCCGGCTTCTCCGGCTTTCGCGGGAAATGGATATCGTGGACATCAGGATCAACGACGCCTCCCTGAAATCCATCGAGATCAGCGAAAAGCTGAAAAATATGTTTCATTTGAAACAAATGATCGTTGTCCCCTCCAATCACGACCCGAACATGAATTTATCCAACATTGGCGCTTCTGCAGCGCGGCACATCGAAAAACAGCTGAAAGATAATATGAAAGTCGGCGTTTCCTGGGGGCAGAGCGTCTACCAGACGATTTTCCACCTGGTTCCGGTCGTGCGTGCGAACGTGGACATCGTACAGCTCATGGGCGGCACGGCCTGGGACGATTCTTATATGTACGGCGTACAGCTGATCTTGAGTTTTGCGGACAAGCTGGGCGGCAGCGCAAAAATGATGCATTCTCCGCTTACCCTAAAAAGCAAGCAGCTGCGCGATATGCTGCTGGAAGAAGACGATATCAAACGGCATTTTGATTTGACAAAAAACCTGGATATTGCGGTGATCGGCATCGGGAGCAATTCCGGGGATGTGAGCTCCATGGTACATTCCAATTATATCACCAGGAAAGATTCAGAACAGCTTTGGAACAACGGCATCAAGTGCCACATATGCGGGCGGCATATCGACATGGATGGGAACCTTGCGGATATCGAATACAACGACAGGGTCATCGGCATCGAGCTTGAAGATTTGAAAAAGATCGATAATGTCATTGCCATCGCCGGAGGAAGGCCCAAGGTAGAGCCGATCATGGCGGCGCTGCGCGGCGGCTATATCGATACGCTGGTCACAGACGAAGAAACCGCGATCCTCGTAGAGCGTGCGGTCACGCAGCAATAA
- a CDS encoding MBL fold metallo-hydrolase, protein MKAQITYLDNSGFAVKTKEHFLVFDCWNMHPEPGKSGLAGGVIDPAEIAGEKVLVFVSHRHGDHYNTGIFKWADSIPDIHYIVSDDVRAPKGALAARAHEEYDIGSVAIKTLRSTDEGVAFLVAADGLKIYHAGDLNWWHWEGEDPRWNAQMGDDYKREIDRLAKERVDIAFVPVDPRLERDQVRGVAYFMETVDAQMVIPMHYGNAAKSAAQALKQAHIRHGERIISPMQRGQTVAFE, encoded by the coding sequence GTGAAAGCACAGATCACATATCTTGATAACAGCGGGTTTGCAGTAAAAACGAAAGAACACTTTTTGGTATTTGATTGCTGGAACATGCACCCGGAGCCCGGGAAAAGCGGGCTTGCGGGCGGTGTCATAGACCCGGCGGAGATTGCGGGAGAAAAAGTTTTAGTCTTTGTATCCCATAGGCACGGCGATCATTATAATACGGGAATATTCAAATGGGCGGACAGTATTCCCGATATCCATTATATCGTGTCGGACGACGTGCGCGCCCCAAAAGGCGCGCTGGCTGCGCGGGCACATGAGGAATATGACATCGGCAGCGTTGCTATCAAAACGCTGCGCTCCACAGATGAGGGCGTCGCATTTTTGGTGGCGGCGGACGGACTGAAAATATACCATGCGGGCGACCTCAACTGGTGGCATTGGGAGGGAGAGGATCCGCGCTGGAACGCGCAGATGGGCGACGACTATAAGAGGGAGATCGATCGGCTCGCAAAGGAGCGGGTCGATATTGCCTTTGTGCCCGTGGATCCGCGTTTAGAGCGCGACCAGGTACGGGGCGTCGCTTACTTCATGGAAACGGTAGATGCCCAAATGGTGATCCCAATGCATTACGGAAATGCTGCCAAAAGCGCGGCGCAGGCACTTAAGCAGGCGCACATCCGGCATGGGGAGCGCATCATAAGCCCGATGCAGCGCGGACAGACAGTCGCTTTTGAATGA
- a CDS encoding DUF4004 family protein codes for MNLISKKDLLAQTGISYGQLYRWKRQRLIPDEWFIKQASYTGQETFFPREQILSRVQSILELKDKHSMEELARMFSPETAGTLIPAGKVQTLQEIDSELLALLDGNKENYAFAEAVLLAILSQAVKETEIPVKEAAGLFRKGAAALYSRKTAGLACVVFRADGSYYIAFTRGFVLFGGDVATLGVWPMDEWAGKLKISDQGKWKQGEKI; via the coding sequence TTGAATTTGATATCAAAAAAAGACCTGCTGGCACAAACGGGGATATCCTACGGGCAGCTTTACCGCTGGAAGAGGCAACGGCTGATCCCTGACGAATGGTTCATCAAACAGGCATCCTATACGGGACAGGAAACGTTTTTTCCCAGGGAACAGATATTGAGCAGGGTGCAATCGATCCTGGAGCTCAAGGATAAGCACTCTATGGAAGAGCTTGCGCGCATGTTCTCGCCGGAAACGGCAGGGACGCTGATCCCCGCCGGCAAGGTACAAACACTGCAGGAGATTGACAGCGAGCTGCTTGCATTGCTGGATGGCAACAAGGAAAATTATGCGTTTGCAGAGGCCGTCCTGCTGGCGATCCTGTCGCAGGCAGTGAAGGAAACGGAAATCCCCGTAAAAGAAGCGGCAGGCCTGTTCAGGAAAGGCGCGGCAGCGCTTTACAGCCGGAAGACAGCCGGACTGGCATGTGTGGTTTTTCGGGCGGACGGCAGCTATTATATCGCATTTACCAGAGGCTTTGTTTTGTTCGGCGGCGATGTGGCGACGCTGGGGGTATGGCCCATGGACGAGTGGGCGGGAAAACTGAAAATAAGTGATCAAGGAAAATGGAAACAAGGAGAAAAAATATGA